A genomic segment from uncultured Desulfuromonas sp. encodes:
- a CDS encoding VWA domain-containing protein, whose protein sequence is MIDTFHFLRPLWLLALPAAWLLCWWIQRRQRRSGWQQQCDAELLPHILVGRDGGKQRLPLLLLWLAATLTPLALAGPVWKELPQPIFRQQSAVVILLDLSQSMNAADLKPNRITRARLKITDLLRQRREGQTALVAFAADAFTVVPLTEDTHTITALLGSLQPELMPAQGSHPERAIDLGVQLCQQAGLTEGHLLLVTDDDTPQAAISAAAKAQAAGYTLAVLGIGSKEGAPIPLPQGGFVKDQSGQMVLPRLDAPALSTLAQSGGGRYHDLTIDNRDLDSLLSGLTTHTQTDEDATRGETQRWREEGPWLLWPLLVIVALGFRRGWLMMLCLLLWLPKPAQALTWSELWHNDNQQAQQAFEQQDYAAAGQQFDDPRWKASALYRQGDYEQAADLWNNGESADDWYNHGNALAKSGQYEQAIHAYEQALQLDPNHNDAKANKEAVEEFLKQQQDQQDQQDQQDQQDQQDQQDQQDQQDQQDQQDQQDQQDQQDQQDQQDQQDQQDQQDQQDQQDQQDQQDQQDQQDQQDQQDQQDQQDQQDQQDQQDQQDQQDQQDQQDQQDQQDQQDQQDQQDQQDQQDQQDQQDQQDQQDQQDQQALAAENESTEQGDFTDAQKQILRRIPDDPGGLLRRKFLYQYNQRDQHTSGEKPW, encoded by the coding sequence ATGATCGACACCTTCCATTTTCTGCGCCCGCTGTGGCTGCTGGCATTACCGGCAGCCTGGCTCCTGTGTTGGTGGATACAGCGTCGACAACGACGCAGTGGCTGGCAGCAACAATGTGACGCCGAACTTCTTCCCCATATCCTTGTAGGTCGCGACGGTGGCAAACAGCGGTTGCCTTTACTACTGCTGTGGCTGGCTGCCACCTTGACGCCGCTGGCACTGGCCGGTCCGGTGTGGAAAGAGCTGCCTCAACCGATCTTTCGCCAGCAATCCGCCGTGGTCATCCTGCTGGACCTGTCGCAATCCATGAATGCCGCGGACCTCAAGCCCAATCGCATCACCCGCGCACGTCTTAAGATCACCGATCTGCTGCGCCAACGTCGTGAAGGGCAAACCGCCCTGGTCGCCTTCGCCGCAGATGCATTCACCGTGGTGCCGCTGACGGAAGACACCCACACCATAACGGCCCTGCTTGGCAGCTTGCAGCCTGAACTGATGCCCGCCCAGGGCAGTCACCCCGAACGTGCCATTGATCTTGGAGTACAACTGTGCCAACAGGCCGGTCTCACGGAAGGCCATCTGCTGCTCGTCACCGATGACGATACGCCGCAGGCTGCTATCTCTGCCGCCGCCAAAGCACAAGCGGCAGGTTACACACTGGCGGTTCTCGGCATCGGCAGCAAAGAAGGCGCACCCATTCCTCTGCCCCAAGGCGGGTTTGTCAAAGATCAGTCCGGTCAAATGGTTTTACCACGCCTTGATGCCCCGGCTCTGAGCACACTGGCTCAGTCCGGAGGTGGACGCTACCATGATCTGACCATTGATAATCGCGACCTCGACAGCCTCCTTTCCGGCTTGACAACACATACCCAGACCGATGAAGACGCAACACGGGGAGAAACCCAACGATGGCGCGAAGAAGGCCCATGGCTGCTATGGCCGCTGCTGGTGATCGTGGCACTCGGCTTTCGGCGTGGCTGGCTGATGATGCTCTGCCTGCTGTTGTGGCTGCCGAAACCAGCGCAAGCGCTTACATGGTCAGAGCTGTGGCACAACGATAATCAACAGGCACAACAGGCCTTTGAGCAACAGGATTACGCTGCGGCAGGCCAGCAGTTTGACGATCCGCGCTGGAAAGCCAGTGCCCTGTATCGTCAAGGGGACTACGAGCAGGCGGCCGACTTGTGGAACAACGGAGAAAGTGCCGATGACTGGTACAACCACGGCAATGCCCTTGCAAAATCAGGGCAGTATGAGCAAGCCATCCACGCCTATGAGCAGGCTCTGCAGCTTGATCCCAACCATAATGACGCCAAAGCGAATAAAGAGGCGGTTGAAGAATTTCTGAAACAGCAACAGGATCAACAGGATCAACAGGATCAACAGGACCAACAGGACCAACAGGACCAACAGGACCAACAGGACCAACAGGACCAACAGGACCAACAGGACCAACAGGACCAACAGGACCAACAGGACCAACAGGACCAACAGGACCAACAGGACCAACAGGATCAACAGGACCAACAGGACCAACAGGACCAACAGGACCAACAGGACCAACAGGACCAACAGGACCAACAGGACCAACAGGACCAACAGGACCAACAGGACCAACAGGATCAACAGGACCAACAGGACCAACAGGACCAACAGGATCAACAGGACCAACAGGACCAACAGGATCAACAGGACCAACAGGACCAACAGGATCAACAGGACCAACAGGACCAACAGGATCAACAGGACCAACAGGACCAACAGGACCAACAGGATCAACAGGATCAACAGGCACTGGCAGCGGAGAATGAATCAACGGAACAGGGCGACTTTACCGATGCCCAAAAGCAGATATTACGGCGCATTCCCGATGATCCCGGCGGCCTGCTGCGCCGCAAATTTTTATACCAATACAATCAGCGCGATCAGCACACTTCAGGAGAGAAACCATGGTAA
- a CDS encoding DUF4381 domain-containing protein, whose translation MNPAQLQLRDIHLPQQVSGWPPAPGWWLLLALLLILAAAALWWRHRHRCRSYRRIALRQLADLERRFAQNPEEVAVITELSRLLRHMAILHFPDNACAGLQGESWLVFLDQNFSDQPFATGSGRVFASGPYQRHKTPDDPTALFALCRRWFNQLPPVPPRRAP comes from the coding sequence ATGAATCCCGCTCAACTCCAGCTACGCGATATTCATCTTCCGCAACAGGTAAGCGGATGGCCACCCGCGCCGGGGTGGTGGCTACTGCTTGCGCTGCTGCTGATCCTGGCCGCGGCGGCACTGTGGTGGCGACATCGACATCGCTGCCGTTCGTATCGCCGCATTGCATTACGACAACTGGCGGATCTGGAAAGACGCTTTGCTCAGAACCCCGAGGAGGTTGCCGTCATTACGGAGCTCTCCCGGCTTCTACGCCACATGGCGATTCTCCATTTTCCCGACAACGCGTGTGCCGGTCTGCAAGGTGAAAGCTGGCTGGTCTTCCTTGATCAAAACTTTTCCGATCAGCCGTTTGCTACCGGTAGCGGACGTGTCTTCGCCAGCGGCCCGTACCAACGGCACAAAACCCCGGACGACCCGACCGCGCTGTTCGCACTCTGCCGGCGCTGGTTCAACCAACTGCCGCCGGTTCCACCACGGAGGGCACCATGA
- a CDS encoding DUF58 domain-containing protein, whose translation MKPDLDMNSRIAITLPQLIALREQLEASVRRPALARARLGGTYRSLQRGRGMEFAEVRGYQNGDDIRTIDWRVTARTGKPHTKLFQEERERPVLVALDYRRPMFFATRGRFKVVQASHLAALIGWQALKDGDRLGAFLFSEERHVELRPQSGKRGVLRLLQQMVNAPAWQRPAHQPFDPQQRLFNTLIRLRRVARPGSLVTLISDFSQWDAQVEEQLILLARHCSLRLILCYDPLEASLPEHGCYPISDGLSQALLNSDDGHFRRQYQQRFTQHLNVLSQFCQSHRATLLLCATTDQPMECLRSADASYSLGATL comes from the coding sequence ATGAAACCTGATTTGGACATGAATTCACGCATTGCCATTACCTTGCCGCAACTGATCGCCCTGCGCGAACAGCTGGAGGCCAGCGTGCGTCGTCCGGCATTGGCGCGTGCCCGACTCGGCGGCACCTACCGCTCCCTGCAACGGGGACGTGGCATGGAATTCGCCGAAGTCCGTGGCTATCAGAATGGCGATGACATTCGCACCATTGACTGGCGGGTGACGGCACGGACCGGCAAGCCGCACACCAAACTGTTTCAGGAGGAGCGGGAACGCCCGGTTCTGGTCGCCCTCGACTACCGGCGACCGATGTTCTTCGCCACGCGTGGACGCTTCAAGGTCGTTCAGGCCTCTCATCTGGCCGCTCTGATCGGCTGGCAGGCTCTCAAGGACGGCGACCGCCTTGGCGCGTTTCTGTTTTCAGAAGAGCGCCACGTTGAATTGCGCCCCCAATCGGGCAAGCGCGGCGTGCTACGCCTGCTGCAGCAGATGGTCAATGCCCCAGCCTGGCAACGACCGGCCCACCAGCCCTTTGATCCGCAACAGCGTCTGTTCAATACCCTGATCCGTCTGCGCCGCGTGGCCCGACCCGGTAGCCTGGTCACTCTGATCAGTGATTTCTCGCAATGGGATGCCCAAGTGGAAGAGCAACTGATTTTACTTGCCCGTCACTGCTCGTTGCGTCTGATTCTTTGCTACGACCCTCTGGAAGCCTCACTGCCCGAGCATGGCTGCTATCCGATCAGCGATGGGCTTAGTCAGGCGCTGCTCAACAGCGATGATGGTCATTTCCGTCGGCAGTATCAGCAGCGTTTTACGCAACATCTGAACGTGCTGAGCCAATTTTGCCAAAGCCATCGCGCAACCCTGCTACTCTGTGCCACCACCGATCAGCCCATGGAGTGTCTGCGTAGCGCAGACGCAAGCTACAGCCTCGGAGCGACATTATGA
- the panP gene encoding pyridoxal-dependent aspartate 1-decarboxylase PanP, whose translation MTENAQANLKNLYRIFTIPEAPESTLGGIDQAITDNLAGFLQEHIVALERDLEEIERDFVDTEIPEQPTFVSDYTEFVKKKLVAQSVHTASPGFVGHMTSAMPYFMLPLSRIMIALNQNLVKVETSKAFTPLERQVLAMLNRLVYNRDDAFYQRWIHDSQSALGAFCSGGTIANITALWTARNRLCGPDGTFKGIAEEGLFAALKHLNCEGLVVLASRRAHYSMGKAVDLLGIGRNNLIAVPTDDNSRIDMRQLRNQCHRVQNEGKRVMALVGIAGTTETGNVDPLEEMADLAEELGCHFHVDAAWGGPTLFSDTHRWRLRGIERADSVTIDAHKQLYVPMGAGMVLFKDPAALSAIEHHAAYILRHGSKDLGSHTLEGSRPGKALLVHAGLSIIGRRGYELLIDQGIERAQHFADRIVAHPDFELVTPPELNILTYRYNPSWLQAVMAQAPEEKIKEINILLDQITQIIQKDQREAGKTFVSRTRLEPARYHGETITVFRVVLANPLTTDEILDAVLLEQCELAQQESLRERFEALRHLAAGCRVERMAL comes from the coding sequence ATGACAGAAAATGCACAGGCAAATCTGAAAAATCTTTACCGGATTTTTACCATTCCGGAAGCTCCGGAATCGACACTGGGAGGGATTGACCAGGCCATTACTGACAACCTTGCCGGTTTTCTCCAGGAACATATTGTTGCTCTGGAGCGTGATCTGGAAGAGATTGAGCGGGATTTTGTTGATACAGAGATTCCGGAACAGCCAACGTTTGTTTCCGATTATACGGAGTTTGTTAAAAAGAAGTTGGTTGCCCAATCGGTGCATACGGCGTCACCGGGTTTTGTTGGTCACATGACGTCGGCCATGCCTTATTTCATGCTTCCGTTGTCGCGGATCATGATTGCCCTGAACCAGAATCTGGTTAAAGTGGAAACCTCCAAAGCTTTTACGCCGTTGGAGCGGCAAGTTCTGGCCATGCTCAATCGTCTGGTTTACAACCGTGACGATGCGTTCTATCAACGTTGGATTCATGATAGCCAAAGTGCCCTTGGTGCGTTCTGCTCGGGGGGAACCATTGCCAACATTACCGCCCTGTGGACAGCGCGCAATCGTCTGTGCGGACCGGATGGAACCTTTAAGGGGATTGCCGAGGAGGGGCTGTTCGCCGCTCTGAAGCATCTCAACTGTGAAGGTCTTGTGGTTCTCGCTTCACGGCGTGCTCACTACTCGATGGGAAAAGCCGTTGATTTGCTCGGTATCGGTCGTAACAACCTGATCGCTGTGCCGACGGATGACAACAGCCGTATCGACATGCGGCAATTACGCAATCAGTGTCATCGTGTTCAGAATGAAGGAAAGCGGGTCATGGCTCTGGTGGGGATTGCCGGAACGACTGAAACCGGCAATGTTGATCCCCTTGAAGAGATGGCTGATCTGGCAGAGGAGCTGGGCTGCCATTTTCATGTCGATGCGGCTTGGGGCGGTCCGACACTGTTTTCCGATACTCACCGCTGGCGTTTGCGCGGCATTGAACGGGCGGATTCAGTGACCATTGACGCCCATAAGCAACTTTATGTGCCGATGGGGGCGGGGATGGTGCTGTTCAAAGATCCGGCAGCGTTGTCTGCCATTGAACATCATGCCGCTTATATCCTGCGCCATGGCTCCAAAGACCTCGGCAGCCATACTCTTGAGGGTTCTCGGCCCGGCAAAGCCCTGTTGGTCCATGCCGGTTTATCGATCATCGGCCGACGCGGTTATGAGTTGTTGATTGATCAAGGCATTGAGCGTGCCCAACATTTTGCCGATCGCATTGTCGCCCATCCTGACTTTGAACTGGTGACGCCGCCGGAGCTTAACATCCTCACCTATCGCTATAACCCCTCTTGGCTACAGGCTGTGATGGCGCAGGCCCCTGAAGAGAAGATCAAAGAGATTAATATCCTGCTTGACCAGATCACCCAGATTATCCAGAAAGACCAACGCGAAGCCGGAAAAACATTTGTTTCTCGAACCCGTCTTGAACCCGCTCGCTATCATGGCGAGACGATCACCGTCTTTCGGGTCGTTTTAGCAAATCCTTTGACGACGGACGAAATTCTCGACGCGGTTCTCTTGGAGCAATGCGAGTTGGCTCAGCAGGAATCGCTCCGTGAGCGGTTTGAGGCCCTGCGTCACCTCGCCGCTGGATGTCGTGTCGAGCGTATGGCACTTTAA
- a CDS encoding BatD family protein, whose amino-acid sequence MVRRFLLTTLLLLLYVGNSWAEISASVSRNQLSINDSLVLEVVIAGDHDGDPDLSPLEKDFEIRSRSQSSQIQIVNGDMSRSTKWSLSLLPRRSGALTIPSICSGQDCSQPITVTVMPQSEQDQENADVLLEVESQPAERSIVQAQILYTVRLLLRQPVSQASLTPPEPQGVETLVQKLGDDQHSETYRNGWRYQVIERHYALFPQQSGKLHLPPLQFEAVLQGSRNPFDVQNRVIRQRSAALDMQITPPASTEHPWLPALGMRLEDDWQQNPPTLTVGEPATRTITLRGAGVTAAQLPEIAMAIPQGLKSYPDQPSREDVAGPTGLSGVLVQKVAVVPTHAGRFELPPISLYWWDVEQACWREETVPAISITVLPAERQTVAPLTAQTPPVVPPADATAGAQKEPAKTPATETSAPTPVHQGADPLWPWATAFCAMGWLITLLLWGKSSKKKRPVEPSASPSLPALPINTGKHQVLDAARQHDARKTYEALCRWGEQLDSSKKNGAEYWLRIDNNVLREEVTHLQRCLYASDGEAWQGDALLQALTDWIPVNTEKSTTPLPDFYPRRPS is encoded by the coding sequence ATGGTAAGACGGTTTTTACTGACGACATTGCTGTTGCTGCTTTACGTCGGCAACAGCTGGGCGGAGATTTCCGCTTCGGTCTCCCGTAATCAACTCAGTATCAATGACAGCCTGGTCCTTGAGGTTGTGATCGCCGGCGATCACGATGGTGACCCCGACCTATCGCCGCTGGAAAAAGATTTTGAGATCCGCAGTCGTTCACAAAGCTCGCAGATTCAGATTGTCAACGGCGATATGAGCCGCAGTACCAAATGGTCGCTGTCACTGCTGCCTCGCCGCAGCGGAGCGCTGACCATCCCGTCCATCTGTTCCGGCCAGGACTGTTCACAGCCGATCACCGTAACGGTCATGCCGCAAAGCGAGCAGGATCAGGAAAATGCTGACGTGCTGCTTGAAGTGGAAAGCCAGCCTGCTGAACGCTCTATCGTGCAGGCGCAAATCCTCTACACGGTGCGTCTACTGTTGCGCCAGCCAGTCTCCCAGGCCAGTTTGACGCCGCCGGAACCGCAGGGCGTTGAAACCTTGGTGCAAAAACTTGGCGATGATCAGCATTCGGAAACCTATCGCAACGGTTGGCGCTATCAGGTCATAGAGCGCCATTATGCCCTGTTCCCCCAGCAATCGGGCAAACTGCACCTGCCGCCCTTACAATTTGAAGCCGTGCTTCAGGGCAGCCGCAATCCCTTTGATGTGCAAAATCGTGTCATTCGTCAGCGCAGCGCTGCTCTTGACATGCAGATTACACCACCAGCATCAACCGAACACCCCTGGCTTCCGGCACTGGGCATGCGCCTTGAAGACGACTGGCAGCAAAATCCGCCGACATTAACGGTTGGAGAACCAGCCACGCGCACCATCACTCTACGTGGCGCAGGAGTGACCGCCGCGCAATTGCCGGAGATCGCCATGGCGATCCCCCAGGGGCTCAAAAGCTATCCCGACCAGCCGAGTCGCGAGGATGTTGCCGGACCCACCGGACTGAGTGGCGTTCTGGTACAAAAGGTTGCCGTTGTTCCCACGCACGCCGGACGCTTTGAGCTACCACCGATTTCGCTCTACTGGTGGGATGTTGAGCAAGCGTGCTGGCGAGAAGAAACCGTGCCGGCGATCAGTATCACAGTGCTTCCAGCGGAGCGACAAACCGTGGCGCCACTGACAGCACAGACTCCACCAGTCGTTCCACCGGCAGACGCCACTGCGGGTGCACAGAAAGAACCTGCAAAAACACCCGCGACAGAGACGTCCGCGCCGACACCTGTTCACCAGGGCGCTGATCCCCTTTGGCCGTGGGCAACAGCTTTTTGTGCGATGGGGTGGCTCATCACGCTTCTTCTCTGGGGGAAGAGCAGCAAGAAAAAACGTCCGGTCGAACCCTCCGCATCACCATCGTTGCCAGCATTACCAATCAATACAGGCAAACACCAGGTGCTTGATGCGGCACGTCAGCATGACGCGCGAAAAACCTATGAAGCGTTATGCCGGTGGGGAGAACAATTGGATTCCAGCAAAAAGAACGGGGCAGAATACTGGCTTCGAATTGACAACAACGTCCTACGTGAAGAGGTCACCCATTTACAACGTTGCCTGTATGCTTCCGATGGCGAAGCGTGGCAGGGAGATGCTCTACTTCAAGCGTTGACGGACTGGATACCGGTAAACACTGAAAAATCGACAACGCCGTTACCGGACTTTTATCCCCGACGGCCATCCTAA
- a CDS encoding VWA domain-containing protein yields MITVIWPWAAALLPLPYLVYRLFPRAPQNNDAALWVPTLSPYQGAAGFHGRPGQRRWQRWLLILTWLFLVLAAARPQWLGEPIELPVSGRDLMLAVDLSGSMRTDDFRLSGHAVDRLTALKTVAGAFIEQRQGDRIGLILFGEKPYIQAPLTFDHATVTQLLNEAVVGLAGNKTAIGDAIGLAVKRLRQDPQAKNVLILLTDGASNSGSLDPLKAAELAAQRGLKIYTIGIGADAVEVGALFFKRTVNPSLDLDEKTLKAIASATGGRYFRARDTAELTEIYQQLDQLEPAEKDTQVYRPYTELYLYPLAAALLMAVILATSRLREVQS; encoded by the coding sequence ATGATCACAGTGATCTGGCCATGGGCAGCAGCTTTGCTGCCACTGCCTTACCTGGTCTACCGCCTGTTCCCCCGTGCGCCTCAAAACAACGATGCCGCACTCTGGGTTCCAACCCTGTCACCCTATCAGGGTGCAGCAGGATTCCATGGCCGCCCCGGACAGAGACGTTGGCAGCGCTGGCTTCTGATCCTTACCTGGCTGTTTCTGGTTCTCGCTGCCGCCCGTCCCCAGTGGTTGGGAGAACCCATTGAATTGCCGGTCAGCGGCCGCGACCTGATGCTGGCCGTCGACCTGTCCGGCAGTATGCGCACCGATGACTTCCGGCTGTCCGGTCACGCGGTTGATCGTCTGACTGCGCTCAAGACGGTAGCCGGAGCCTTTATCGAACAGCGCCAGGGTGATCGCATCGGTCTCATCCTGTTCGGTGAAAAACCGTACATTCAAGCACCATTGACCTTTGACCACGCCACGGTCACCCAGCTGCTCAACGAAGCGGTTGTCGGACTGGCCGGGAACAAAACCGCCATCGGCGATGCCATCGGCCTGGCTGTCAAACGACTGCGCCAGGATCCACAGGCAAAAAATGTCCTGATCCTGCTGACGGATGGTGCCAGTAATTCAGGCAGTCTCGACCCTCTCAAGGCCGCGGAACTGGCCGCGCAACGGGGGCTTAAAATTTACACCATCGGCATTGGTGCCGATGCCGTTGAAGTTGGCGCATTGTTTTTCAAGCGCACGGTCAACCCCTCACTGGATCTGGATGAAAAAACTCTCAAGGCCATTGCCTCAGCGACAGGTGGTCGCTATTTCCGTGCCCGTGACACGGCAGAACTCACTGAGATCTACCAGCAGCTGGATCAACTGGAACCGGCGGAAAAGGATACTCAGGTCTACCGCCCCTATACGGAGCTGTATCTCTACCCGCTGGCGGCAGCATTGCTGATGGCCGTGATCCTTGCCACCTCACGTTTGAGGGAGGTTCAATCATGA
- a CDS encoding EAL domain-containing protein, protein MQRFRSPKTLEKLSLKPVRYFLVFFVVFAFLSGIIFLVHSYRTTLEGHRQRLAYLNHLEVQDTQLTLQQYETLLRIAGNRLVEAGVDFNSENGRHAIESMKSINKGLGGFGIARPDGQLLLVSTIPAGEALPNLLDMEASRAGFLEALEKNYLVLGRTYFMPQLGRWVLPMRVALRDPESYHVHHVMIAGLALAERVPLWHHGVFDEGLTTQVIRAEDGYIIARNPLDKTPEETFSQPVDQQMRESLHRYRLQPEQLLHINDGHLSVVSYVEKYGLFIITDEPIRLFYRAWLKSSVPILIGLVAVILLCFIVFRYISSLYRQTQAQILFQATHDALTELPNRRMVYEEITRIIQECQMSRDRFAVLFLDLDNFKRINDNFGHAIGDETLKSIAHVLNHNEKCHLVGRQGGDEFIVVTPRVTQHSDIAPIVENVLSSAQQTMLIEHYEINLGTSIGVGVYPDDGDNAEALLRCADLALYKSKTIRRGEALFYSAEMNAQAQRRLVVENQLRKSLERGELSVYYQPLYNPHKDEVSCCEALLRWNSPELGAVRPDEFIEVAEESGQIESLGQFVLNKALSDIRQLNRRRHCNMQVAVNISAKQLLYCPIVEQLQQGLSRLDVEPSMLKVEITESVLIADFEAAVHVLRQIRQLGVHVALDDFGTGYSSLAYLSKLPCEEIKIDKEFVQNMLIHRDDENLVQSIIAMAKALNRTVVAEGVETVEHLEKLTLFGCDYIQGYYISAPVPLDDFNRFLDQLAESSRDKDL, encoded by the coding sequence GTGCAACGTTTTCGTTCACCGAAAACTCTGGAAAAGTTATCCCTGAAGCCTGTGCGCTATTTTCTTGTGTTCTTTGTCGTTTTTGCGTTTCTCTCCGGCATTATTTTTCTGGTCCACAGCTATCGAACAACTCTGGAGGGGCATCGACAGCGTCTTGCCTACCTCAACCATCTCGAAGTTCAAGATACGCAACTCACTCTGCAGCAATACGAGACGTTACTCCGCATCGCCGGTAATCGCTTGGTTGAAGCCGGGGTGGATTTCAATTCGGAAAATGGTCGTCATGCCATTGAGTCGATGAAATCCATCAATAAAGGATTGGGAGGTTTCGGCATTGCCCGACCAGACGGCCAACTGCTACTGGTATCGACCATTCCTGCAGGAGAAGCGTTACCCAACCTGCTCGATATGGAAGCAAGCCGAGCCGGTTTCCTTGAAGCATTGGAAAAAAACTATCTTGTCCTTGGCCGAACGTACTTTATGCCCCAGCTTGGCCGTTGGGTTCTGCCGATGCGCGTAGCCCTGCGTGACCCGGAAAGTTATCATGTCCATCATGTGATGATCGCCGGCCTCGCACTGGCAGAGCGGGTTCCTCTTTGGCATCATGGTGTTTTTGATGAAGGATTGACCACTCAGGTTATTCGGGCTGAAGATGGTTATATTATTGCCCGCAATCCTCTAGATAAAACTCCTGAAGAGACTTTTTCGCAGCCGGTTGACCAACAAATGCGGGAGTCCCTTCATCGGTACCGTTTACAACCCGAGCAGTTGCTCCATATTAATGATGGTCATCTGAGTGTTGTATCCTACGTTGAAAAATATGGTCTCTTTATCATCACGGATGAGCCGATCCGTTTGTTTTACCGGGCCTGGCTGAAAAGTTCTGTGCCAATTCTCATCGGTCTTGTGGCTGTTATTCTTTTGTGTTTTATCGTTTTTCGTTATATCTCCTCTCTTTATCGTCAAACTCAGGCGCAGATTTTATTTCAAGCCACCCATGATGCTTTAACTGAATTACCAAACCGCCGTATGGTTTACGAGGAAATCACCCGAATTATCCAGGAATGCCAGATGTCACGAGACCGTTTTGCCGTCTTGTTTCTGGATCTTGATAATTTTAAACGAATCAACGACAACTTTGGTCATGCTATTGGTGATGAAACGCTGAAGAGTATAGCGCATGTCCTTAACCACAATGAAAAATGTCATTTGGTAGGGCGTCAGGGGGGAGATGAATTTATCGTTGTTACGCCGAGAGTGACACAGCATAGCGATATTGCCCCTATTGTTGAAAATGTTCTGAGTTCCGCTCAGCAAACGATGCTCATTGAACACTATGAAATTAACCTCGGAACAAGTATCGGTGTTGGTGTCTACCCAGATGATGGAGATAATGCTGAGGCCTTACTGCGATGTGCTGATTTAGCATTGTATAAATCAAAAACCATCAGACGTGGAGAAGCACTATTTTACAGTGCAGAAATGAATGCACAGGCACAACGAAGGCTGGTCGTGGAAAACCAGTTGCGCAAAAGCCTTGAGCGAGGAGAACTCTCTGTCTATTATCAACCCTTGTACAATCCCCATAAAGATGAAGTGTCCTGCTGTGAGGCCTTATTGCGTTGGAATAGCCCTGAGTTGGGGGCTGTGCGTCCTGATGAATTTATTGAAGTTGCTGAGGAAAGTGGGCAGATAGAATCGCTTGGGCAATTTGTCCTCAATAAGGCGTTAAGCGATATCCGTCAATTGAATCGTCGACGTCACTGCAACATGCAGGTGGCCGTGAATATCAGCGCTAAGCAGCTATTGTACTGTCCCATCGTCGAGCAGTTGCAGCAGGGTTTGTCACGCTTGGATGTTGAACCTTCCATGCTAAAAGTTGAAATTACCGAATCGGTATTGATCGCAGACTTTGAAGCGGCTGTGCATGTGTTAAGGCAGATTCGTCAATTGGGAGTACATGTGGCTTTGGACGATTTTGGCACCGGTTACAGTTCCTTGGCTTATTTGTCTAAATTGCCGTGTGAAGAGATCAAGATCGATAAAGAGTTTGTCCAGAATATGCTGATTCATCGTGATGATGAAAATCTGGTACAGTCCATCATCGCCATGGCCAAGGCTCTCAACCGTACCGTGGTGGCCGAAGGCGTAGAGACCGTTGAGCATCTGGAAAAGCTGACGTTGTTCGGTTGCGACTACATTCAGGGCTACTATATTAGCGCACCGGTACCTCTAGACGATTTTAATCGCTTTCTTGATCAATTAGCAGAGAGTTCCCGCGACAAAGACTTATAG